One part of the Deltaproteobacteria bacterium genome encodes these proteins:
- a CDS encoding FHA domain-containing protein, whose amino-acid sequence MEKMTDSPTRPRALLTATAGPNSGDSVGIEIGTCRLIGRHLSENETAFIDRNGNRVLDGSASGILERHLKDRTPATGSPTPHFSSETFERAADIIFADDSISRAHAMLFYDENAFGIIDLASTNGTFVNSERTTSKILADGDIINIGNSELSVHIN is encoded by the coding sequence ATGGAAAAAATGACAGACAGCCCTACTCGACCACGTGCATTATTAACTGCAACTGCAGGCCCAAATTCTGGTGATAGTGTTGGTATTGAAATTGGCACTTGCCGCTTAATTGGCAGGCATCTTTCAGAAAACGAAACTGCTTTTATTGACCGAAACGGTAATCGCGTACTTGATGGATCTGCAAGCGGTATTCTTGAACGCCATCTTAAAGACCGTACGCCCGCAACTGGTAGTCCTACTCCTCATTTTTCTAGTGAAACCTTTGAACGCGCTGCTGATATTATTTTTGCTGATGATTCCATCTCTCGTGCACATGCGATGCTTTTCTATGATGAAAATGCTTTTGGCATTATCGATCTTGCAAGCACTAATGGTACTTTTGTTAATTCTGAAAGAACCACCAGCAAAATTCTGGCAGATGGTGACATCATTAATATTGGCAATAGTGAACTATCCGTCCATATTAATTAA
- the xth gene encoding exodeoxyribonuclease III, with product MQIVCWNVNSIRARKERFLSWLKERQPDVVCLQETKVVDSEFPADEIASLGYNCAVHGQKTYNGVAIVSRLPLSNIQKGFGDHQDDNQSRIISAFINDLRIISVYVPNGGELGSDKYAYKLKWLKRLRAYLDQTANPEQEIIVAGDFNIAWRDCDAAHPEAWRDSVLAHTSIREAFAPILSWGLRDLLAEKEPNGGVFSWWDYRQLSFARNDGLRIDLLLTTETIANKCSKAWVDKEARKGEKPSDHAPVFIEFAR from the coding sequence GTGCAGATCGTTTGCTGGAATGTTAATTCTATTCGTGCGCGTAAAGAGCGTTTTTTATCCTGGCTAAAAGAACGTCAGCCTGATGTTGTATGCTTGCAAGAGACTAAAGTTGTCGATTCTGAGTTTCCTGCCGACGAGATAGCTTCTCTTGGATATAATTGTGCTGTTCACGGGCAAAAAACTTATAATGGTGTTGCGATTGTATCACGTTTGCCTTTAAGTAATATTCAAAAGGGATTTGGCGATCACCAGGACGATAATCAAAGCCGCATAATCTCAGCATTTATCAATGATTTGCGTATAATCTCTGTTTATGTGCCTAATGGGGGTGAATTGGGCAGCGATAAATACGCTTATAAATTAAAATGGTTGAAGCGTTTACGTGCATATCTTGATCAAACTGCAAATCCTGAACAGGAGATTATTGTTGCTGGTGATTTTAATATTGCTTGGCGTGATTGCGATGCAGCACATCCTGAAGCTTGGCGTGATAGTGTTTTGGCGCATACTAGTATTCGTGAAGCATTTGCCCCCATTCTTAGTTGGGGATTACGTGATCTGCTTGCTGAAAAAGAACCAAATGGTGGGGTGTTTTCGTGGTGGGATTATCGTCAGCTTTCTTTTGCGCGCAATGATGGCTTACGCATAGACTTGCTTTTAACAACTGAGACAATTGCAAATAAATGTAGCAAAGCTTGGGTAGATAAAGAAGCGCGCAAAGGTGAAAAACCTTCTGACCATGCACCAGTGTTTATTGAGTTTGCCAGGTAA
- the queG gene encoding tRNA epoxyqueuosine(34) reductase QueG, whose protein sequence is MNNKQNLREKIRNAATSLGFIRVGFAPISTWQRGQLALSQWLIKGCHGEMSYMAKHPSRINANHLLPNARTIIVAALAYSTATQNDNRYNQQTYGQIAKFAQGADYHIVMREKLSILVKKINEITGADTTSRVVVDTAPILEREAAVNAGIGFIAKSTMLIVPNVGSFVVLGELLTDLELPFDEPNNNTCQDCNACINTCPTGALSPFCVDARRCISYLTIESRGLIPRELRPLMGQRIFGCDICQDVCPHNKQSHNFAITPELVSNEEPKKTLTDLLMISSGDYRRWVKGKAQYRISRNQLARNAAIAIGNSGEQSYVDILIRSLFSHPSALVRQHTAWALKQIGGEKAHAALRRGAIQDNDTIVRDECI, encoded by the coding sequence ATGAATAACAAGCAAAATTTACGAGAAAAAATCCGTAATGCTGCTACTAGTCTCGGTTTTATTCGTGTTGGTTTTGCACCCATTTCAACTTGGCAACGTGGACAGTTAGCATTATCGCAATGGCTTATAAAAGGTTGTCACGGTGAAATGAGTTATATGGCAAAGCATCCATCACGTATAAATGCCAACCATCTCTTGCCAAATGCTCGTACGATAATTGTAGCAGCACTCGCTTACTCAACGGCAACCCAAAATGACAATCGATATAATCAACAAACCTATGGACAAATCGCTAAGTTTGCTCAGGGAGCTGATTACCATATAGTAATGCGAGAAAAATTATCTATTTTGGTAAAAAAAATAAATGAAATTACAGGGGCTGACACAACTTCTCGTGTTGTCGTTGATACCGCCCCTATTCTTGAACGCGAAGCAGCAGTAAATGCCGGCATTGGATTTATTGCAAAATCGACCATGCTTATTGTACCAAATGTCGGTTCATTTGTAGTGCTGGGTGAGTTATTAACTGATTTAGAGTTACCTTTTGATGAACCTAATAACAATACCTGCCAAGACTGTAATGCCTGTATAAATACCTGCCCTACTGGCGCCCTATCGCCCTTTTGCGTTGATGCACGCCGATGTATTTCATATTTAACAATTGAGAGCCGTGGTTTAATCCCTCGTGAATTAAGACCTTTAATGGGACAACGAATTTTTGGCTGCGATATCTGCCAAGATGTCTGCCCTCACAACAAACAATCGCATAATTTTGCAATAACACCAGAACTCGTTAGTAATGAAGAACCTAAAAAGACATTAACTGATTTGTTAATGATTTCTAGTGGGGATTATCGCCGCTGGGTAAAAGGTAAAGCGCAATATCGCATTAGTCGCAATCAATTAGCGCGTAATGCCGCCATTGCCATTGGGAACAGTGGTGAACAAAGTTATGTAGATATACTCATACGATCTCTTTTTTCACATCCAAGTGCTTTAGTACGTCAACATACTGCTTGGGCTTTAAAGCAAATTGGTGGAGAAAAAGCACATGCTGCGCTTAGACGCGGTGCTATTCAAGATAATGATACTATTGTTAGAGACGAATGTATATAA
- the rlmN gene encoding 23S rRNA (adenine(2503)-C(2))-methyltransferase RlmN, with protein MFCYILRLRYFAVGVFTTLPHQQNLLGLLKYEIESLLLSLNEPLFRAQQVYEAIYRHGLSNFANITTISKKLRSTLDEHFLIDYPKIDQVQQASDGVRKYRFVAMDGQAFESVYIPEVVKVGRVTNTLCISSQTGCSLECKFCFTASLKHYRNLSVAEIIGQVFAVSHDLAANCTTKKPIENTRVTNVVFMGMGEPLLNYDNVLAAVKLLIDADGMNFSNRRVTVSTAGIVPRIYDLGRAVQTQFAISLNATTDEVRSQIMPINKKWPLNELIAALRAYPLSPRRRLTVEYVMLGGVNDSLADAHRLINLLSFIPVKINLLPLNAHPRTSLHPPSMEQVLKFQKVLRDASMNTIIRSARGQDIAAACGQLGENDPK; from the coding sequence ATGTTTTGCTATATATTGCGTTTGCGATATTTTGCTGTAGGAGTGTTTACTACCTTGCCACACCAACAAAACCTTTTAGGCCTTTTAAAGTATGAAATTGAGAGCCTGCTGCTATCACTAAATGAACCTTTATTTCGTGCACAGCAAGTCTATGAAGCAATCTATCGTCATGGACTATCTAATTTTGCAAATATAACTACTATCTCAAAAAAATTACGCAGCACGTTAGATGAGCATTTTTTGATTGATTACCCTAAAATTGACCAAGTGCAGCAAGCAAGTGATGGCGTTAGAAAATACCGCTTTGTTGCTATGGATGGTCAAGCTTTTGAGTCAGTATATATTCCTGAAGTTGTAAAAGTTGGTAGAGTCACAAATACTTTATGTATTTCATCACAAACCGGTTGTTCGCTTGAATGTAAATTTTGTTTTACCGCATCTTTAAAGCATTATCGCAATCTTTCAGTGGCGGAAATAATTGGCCAAGTATTTGCAGTTAGCCACGACCTCGCAGCAAATTGCACGACCAAAAAACCAATCGAAAATACCAGAGTAACAAATGTAGTTTTTATGGGTATGGGCGAGCCACTGCTAAATTACGACAATGTTCTTGCTGCGGTAAAATTGCTTATCGATGCTGATGGTATGAATTTCTCAAATCGTCGTGTTACTGTTTCTACTGCAGGCATTGTACCGCGAATTTATGATCTAGGTAGAGCAGTACAAACACAGTTTGCTATCTCTCTTAATGCTACTACCGATGAAGTCCGCTCACAAATTATGCCAATAAATAAAAAATGGCCGCTTAACGAACTAATTGCTGCTTTGCGTGCTTACCCTCTTTCGCCCCGACGACGCTTGACTGTTGAATATGTTATGCTTGGAGGTGTTAACGATTCGCTTGCAGATGCACATCGTTTAATTAATTTACTTTCTTTTATCCCGGTAAAAATAAATCTTTTGCCACTTAACGCTCATCCACGAACTTCATTACATCCACCTTCGATGGAGCAAGTCTTGAAATTTCAAAAAGTACTTAGAGATGCCAGTATGAACACAATTATTCGCAGTGCTCGTGGTCAAGATATTGCTGCGGCATGTGGACAGTTGGGTGAAAACGACCCAAAATAG
- a CDS encoding TIGR04563 family protein — protein sequence MAGPSRRQALYFPSEMLEELQHEAKRLDRSISWLIQQAWKISRAEMRNMPSTTDFFPDIEYQSMPQDPGNDPEDG from the coding sequence GTGGCCGGACCATCACGCCGTCAAGCGTTATATTTTCCTAGTGAAATGCTGGAAGAATTACAGCATGAGGCCAAACGTTTAGATCGTTCGATCTCATGGCTGATTCAACAAGCCTGGAAAATTAGCCGAGCTGAAATGCGCAATATGCCAAGCACGACTGATTTTTTTCCTGATATCGAGTATCAATCGATGCCTCAGGATCCAGGAAATGATCCTGAAGATGGCTAA
- a CDS encoding PAS domain-containing protein produces the protein MLKPQEVSTSAQTPVSNLTVPRLFATTLSNLSAFVYSSNSRYTKPTFISDSIYEVTGYEKAKFTSPDGWSIHDIVSLADQHRVEHEINAALADKNPFEVVYRLKRNEGEEKWLHERGRGIYAANGKLNAVEGVVSDITQAHNAEEALRRRVEAYALVSDMSRRFLSLKANEFNAGIVSALADMTVLASASESRLMESSPDGESLVCSYSSRFGGIRAQTLYLNNWHWLYEQQQGRDYFIINNVKQLPDSAKTMREQLVKDNVDSFIWIPLTHETQVHNSGICLLWRGRETNLADTDLTPFVVIADAFAAVTRRHRIEQALQASEAGLTRITNALPGAVFQLHFAAEGNARFVFASRWAEEFLGVSREKLYNDINIAAKHIVLEDRASVFSSIEKSRNSLQEWSHEFRMLDRDGIIRWLRGSAMLEKAFDGGVICNGIVIDISQQKQLEAQLQMKDRLGIVGTLASGMAHEINNPLSYIRSNLVYCIQTLEDTACDHAMPNVCDDMRTALRDALEGSDRVRNIVADLRTFSRADHELTKGMVDIQRAVETAVRMVQSEVRYRAHLRRELNNVPKVFANESRLIQVFINLLVNAMQAMPERDYDLNEIYISTAQKNDRVVVVIRDNGKGISKEVLNRIFDPFFTTHNVGVGPGLGLAVCHGIVSTLGGEINVDSQLEIGTTVTILLPIAHTELKNARNLQNKTTEHHPRVLAIDDEPLMLTGLRRLLWREYELDTASSATEALSRIANNDYDIILCDLMMPGRNGMDLYSLIENSHPTISNRFIFLTGGAFTPSMNDFANKMGDRVISKPPDVEELLRLMKRVLDLKKVS, from the coding sequence ATGTTAAAACCACAAGAAGTAAGTACTAGTGCGCAAACACCGGTAAGCAATTTAACAGTACCTCGACTTTTTGCTACTACACTTTCAAATCTTTCGGCATTCGTATATTCAAGCAATAGTCGTTATACCAAGCCGACATTCATTAGTGACAGTATATATGAAGTTACTGGCTATGAAAAAGCAAAGTTCACCAGCCCTGATGGGTGGTCTATTCATGATATTGTCTCTTTGGCGGATCAACATCGTGTAGAGCACGAAATAAACGCTGCCTTAGCTGATAAAAATCCATTTGAAGTTGTCTATCGTCTTAAAAGAAATGAAGGCGAAGAAAAATGGTTGCATGAACGAGGGCGCGGTATTTATGCTGCTAATGGTAAATTAAATGCTGTTGAAGGTGTAGTTAGCGATATTACTCAAGCGCACAATGCAGAAGAAGCTTTGCGCCGTCGTGTTGAAGCCTATGCTTTAGTATCTGATATGTCTCGTCGTTTTTTGTCTTTAAAGGCGAATGAATTTAACGCTGGTATTGTTAGTGCACTTGCAGACATGACGGTATTAGCAAGTGCAAGTGAATCTCGTTTAATGGAGAGTTCACCTGATGGCGAGAGTCTGGTTTGTAGTTATTCGTCGCGTTTTGGAGGAATTCGAGCTCAAACTTTATATCTAAATAATTGGCATTGGCTATATGAGCAGCAGCAAGGTCGTGATTATTTTATTATTAATAATGTTAAACAGTTGCCTGACAGTGCAAAGACAATGCGCGAGCAACTAGTAAAAGATAACGTTGATTCTTTTATATGGATTCCGCTTACTCATGAGACACAAGTACATAATAGTGGAATTTGTTTGCTATGGCGTGGTCGTGAGACTAACCTTGCGGATACTGATTTAACACCTTTTGTTGTAATTGCAGATGCCTTTGCTGCGGTTACTCGTCGACACCGAATCGAACAAGCATTGCAGGCAAGTGAAGCTGGACTTACCCGTATAACTAACGCCTTGCCTGGTGCGGTGTTTCAATTACATTTTGCTGCTGAAGGTAATGCTAGATTCGTATTTGCTAGTCGTTGGGCAGAAGAGTTTTTAGGAGTATCAAGAGAAAAATTGTACAATGATATAAATATAGCTGCCAAACATATTGTACTAGAGGACCGAGCAAGCGTTTTCAGTTCAATTGAAAAAAGTCGTAACTCTTTACAAGAGTGGTCGCATGAATTTCGAATGCTAGACCGAGATGGTATTATACGTTGGCTGCGTGGCAGCGCTATGCTTGAAAAAGCTTTTGATGGTGGTGTTATATGCAATGGAATAGTTATAGATATTTCGCAGCAGAAACAACTAGAAGCACAATTACAGATGAAAGATAGATTGGGGATTGTAGGAACTCTCGCATCTGGAATGGCGCATGAGATTAATAATCCACTTTCATACATTCGCTCAAATTTAGTGTATTGTATTCAAACACTTGAAGATACTGCATGCGACCATGCTATGCCAAATGTTTGTGATGATATGCGCACTGCTTTACGTGACGCGCTAGAAGGTAGCGATCGTGTTCGTAATATCGTAGCTGATTTGCGTACGTTTTCTCGTGCTGACCATGAATTAACTAAAGGGATGGTTGATATACAGCGTGCTGTTGAGACGGCAGTGCGTATGGTACAAAGTGAAGTACGCTATCGTGCACATTTACGTCGTGAATTAAATAATGTCCCAAAAGTTTTCGCTAATGAATCAAGATTAATTCAAGTTTTTATTAATCTTTTAGTTAACGCTATGCAGGCTATGCCTGAACGCGATTATGATTTGAATGAGATTTATATTAGTACAGCACAAAAAAATGACAGGGTTGTAGTAGTGATTAGGGATAATGGTAAAGGGATATCTAAAGAAGTTTTAAATCGTATTTTTGATCCATTTTTTACTACTCATAATGTTGGTGTAGGCCCTGGACTTGGCCTTGCTGTATGTCATGGAATAGTCTCAACATTGGGTGGTGAAATTAATGTGGATAGTCAATTAGAAATAGGAACCACAGTAACTATACTATTACCAATTGCTCATACCGAATTAAAAAATGCCCGCAATTTACAGAATAAAACAACTGAACATCATCCTCGAGTGCTAGCTATTGACGATGAGCCTTTAATGTTGACGGGATTAAGAAGGTTACTTTGGCGCGAATATGAATTAGATACTGCCAGCAGCGCTACTGAGGCCCTTAGTCGGATTGCTAATAATGACTACGATATTATTTTGTGTGATTTAATGATGCCAGGACGCAATGGCATGGATCTTTATTCATTAATAGAAAATAGCCATCCTACAATAAGTAACCGATTTATTTTCTTAACCGGTGGGGCTTTTACACCGTCGATGAATGATTTTGCAAACAAAATGGGTGATCGAGTCATTAGCAAGCCACCTGATGTTGAAGAATTATTACGATTGATGAAAAGAGTATTGGATTTAAAGAAAGTATCATAA
- the ilvC gene encoding ketol-acid reductoisomerase codes for MATIDFGGVKEEVVTRDEFSLAKAREVLKNETIAVIGYGVQGPAQALNMRDNGFKVIIGQASKFKKDWDRAINDGFKPGETLFEIEEAAERGTIVQMLVSDAAQKAIWPDVKKHLKKGDALYFSHGFSIVYKEQTGVIPQADIDVILVAPKGSGLNVRRNFLLGAGINSSFAVAQDATGRARERCLAIGIAVGSGYLFPTTFEHEVYSDLTGERGVLMGALAGIMDAQYEVLRANGHSPSEAFNETVEELTESLIRLVSENGMDWMYANCSATAQRGALDWRPHFKAAVMPVFNWLYDRVASGKETARVIESCGAPNYQEQLGKELAELGNSEIWRAGKATRSLRPKEAAKAITANTKGIGGRDSN; via the coding sequence ATGGCAACCATCGATTTCGGTGGCGTTAAAGAAGAGGTCGTTACTCGTGACGAGTTTTCACTTGCTAAAGCTAGAGAAGTACTAAAAAACGAAACGATTGCCGTTATTGGTTATGGTGTACAAGGCCCAGCGCAAGCACTTAATATGCGTGACAATGGCTTTAAGGTCATTATCGGTCAGGCGTCAAAATTCAAAAAAGATTGGGACCGGGCGATTAACGATGGTTTTAAGCCAGGAGAAACGCTTTTTGAAATTGAAGAAGCAGCAGAGCGTGGCACTATAGTGCAAATGTTAGTTTCTGATGCAGCGCAAAAAGCAATTTGGCCTGATGTCAAAAAACACCTTAAAAAAGGTGATGCGCTTTATTTCTCGCATGGTTTTTCGATTGTTTATAAAGAGCAAACCGGGGTTATCCCTCAAGCAGATATCGATGTAATTTTGGTTGCCCCTAAAGGCTCAGGTCTTAATGTGCGTCGCAATTTCTTATTAGGCGCAGGCATCAACTCAAGTTTTGCGGTAGCGCAAGATGCTACTGGCAGGGCGCGTGAGCGTTGCTTGGCTATAGGTATCGCTGTTGGTTCGGGGTATCTTTTCCCAACCACATTTGAGCATGAAGTATATAGCGATTTAACTGGTGAGCGCGGTGTATTAATGGGAGCTCTTGCCGGTATTATGGACGCTCAATATGAAGTTTTGCGTGCCAATGGCCATAGCCCCAGCGAAGCTTTTAACGAGACGGTTGAAGAGCTTACCGAAAGCTTGATTCGCCTGGTTAGCGAAAACGGCATGGACTGGATGTATGCCAATTGCTCGGCTACTGCTCAACGTGGGGCGCTTGATTGGCGACCACATTTTAAAGCAGCCGTAATGCCGGTATTTAACTGGTTATATGACCGTGTAGCTTCGGGCAAAGAAACAGCGCGAGTTATTGAATCTTGTGGTGCCCCAAATTATCAAGAGCAACTTGGTAAAGAATTAGCCGAGCTTGGTAATTCTGAAATTTGGCGTGCTGGCAAAGCTACGCGCTCACTGCGACCAAAAGAAGCAGCTAAAGCGATTACTGCTAATACCAAGGGTATTGGCGGTCGCGATTCTAATTAA
- a CDS encoding TIGR04563 family protein, giving the protein MSRTDKRKQSLYFPEDMLREIQVEANRQDRSLSWIVQQAWRLARAEIMRFPSVNDVTTDGDATSRG; this is encoded by the coding sequence ATGAGCCGCACCGATAAGCGAAAACAGAGTCTGTATTTTCCAGAAGATATGCTTCGCGAAATACAAGTCGAAGCAAATCGACAGGATCGTTCACTATCATGGATAGTGCAACAAGCCTGGCGCTTGGCTAGAGCAGAGATCATGCGATTTCCGTCAGTAAATGATGTTACTACTGATGGCGACGCCACATCTCGAGGATAG
- a CDS encoding HAD family phosphatase, with amino-acid sequence MSIAAIIFDCDGVLVDSEKISCSAWLPVLHNHGLNIALAEIEKFIGKSDQAVIEYIQYKYKLKLAPDIIAERQNQYFKMAANLLQPFAGVHKVISELHKQNIKLAVASSGGHPKIAFSLKVAGLTNFFSTICSATEVANGKPAPDLFILAAQRLGILPQQCVVIEDSIFGIQAACQANMMSLGFCSSFSAATLLNAGANGVFNNYEEFIPCLKKLNDS; translated from the coding sequence GTGTCAATTGCTGCCATTATCTTTGATTGTGATGGTGTTCTTGTTGATAGTGAAAAAATAAGCTGTAGCGCCTGGTTGCCGGTTTTACATAACCATGGATTAAATATCGCATTAGCTGAAATCGAAAAGTTTATTGGCAAATCAGATCAAGCGGTAATTGAATACATACAGTATAAATATAAACTAAAGTTAGCTCCTGACATTATTGCAGAACGGCAAAATCAATATTTTAAAATGGCCGCTAATTTATTGCAGCCATTTGCTGGTGTTCATAAAGTAATAAGTGAACTACACAAACAAAATATCAAATTGGCCGTTGCTTCATCAGGAGGACACCCAAAGATAGCGTTTTCTCTCAAGGTGGCAGGTTTAACAAATTTTTTTAGTACTATCTGTAGCGCCACAGAAGTAGCAAATGGCAAACCAGCCCCAGACCTATTTATATTAGCCGCTCAACGCTTAGGTATTTTGCCACAACAATGCGTTGTTATTGAAGATTCAATATTTGGTATTCAAGCCGCTTGCCAAGCTAACATGATGTCATTAGGATTCTGTTCAAGCTTTTCTGCTGCAACTTTGCTTAACGCCGGAGCCAACGGTGTATTTAATAATTATGAAGAATTTATCCCCTGCTTAAAAAAACTAAACGATAGCTAG
- a CDS encoding PAAR domain-containing protein — MLPKFPAAHLTSLYVGIPHAHSHPPSLIPPAPPVPLPSIGCVLFGTCVQVWMGGLPAARAGDIGIAPTCVGFAPFFTIFLGSSKVFVGGMRAARVTDICTACTPSKDGATRAAAAAAKAASKAAMMAATVASVGITVLQNAGKIAAVAGAVADAADAATEEDANLAAAQALSAGMAIAQLAADAIAMAMTAAMGKDPAIPPALPGFLVTGAFNVHVAGMPFPNIPDPAQWLLKKLKLKLNRYRNQNRTRRGGGGGCP; from the coding sequence ATGTTGCCTAAATTTCCAGCAGCTCATTTAACTTCGCTTTATGTTGGCATACCACATGCACACTCACATCCGCCAAGCCTCATTCCACCTGCCCCACCAGTCCCCCTACCAAGTATTGGTTGTGTGTTATTTGGTACTTGCGTGCAAGTATGGATGGGTGGCCTGCCAGCGGCACGCGCTGGTGATATTGGCATTGCACCAACTTGCGTAGGCTTTGCCCCATTTTTTACCATTTTTTTAGGCTCATCAAAAGTTTTTGTAGGTGGTATGCGTGCTGCGCGTGTCACCGATATTTGTACGGCATGCACCCCAAGCAAAGACGGAGCTACACGTGCAGCAGCGGCAGCAGCTAAAGCAGCGAGTAAAGCAGCGATGATGGCTGCAACAGTCGCAAGCGTTGGCATAACTGTATTACAGAATGCTGGCAAAATTGCTGCGGTAGCCGGTGCCGTAGCAGATGCTGCAGATGCTGCGACAGAAGAAGATGCTAACTTAGCTGCAGCCCAAGCTCTAAGTGCTGGTATGGCCATTGCGCAATTAGCAGCAGATGCAATTGCTATGGCCATGACCGCAGCAATGGGTAAAGACCCCGCAATCCCGCCGGCACTCCCTGGGTTTTTAGTAACTGGGGCCTTCAACGTTCATGTGGCTGGTATGCCCTTTCCTAATATTCCTGATCCAGCACAGTGGTTATTAAAAAAACTTAAATTAAAGTTGAATCGCTATAGAAATCAAAACAGAACAAGGAGAGGTGGCGGCGGAGGATGTCCTTAA
- a CDS encoding radical SAM protein has protein sequence MSTRHIYGPILSRRLKMSLGVDIITFKNCPFDCIYCQLGSSALQVTKRSHFVAPETIIAELHKKLALSPQPDFITLGGSGEPTLSLDLAELIKAIKDETDIPVAILTGGSLFHLPEVRAAVSQADVILPSLDAGTEQVFNLMNRPAPTITFKNVVDGLIALRQEYTGQIWLEIMMLEGISDTPQHLESLVQVVTKIAPDKVQLNTPIRPGTDKRVRPMNAAALNEICSKFNPVAEVIAVFADKSRHQTDAGLNCSTEDIIAILARRPSTIEDLCLALNTSQEQIQKIVDMLLAKGKIEQDTTIPGFICLPR, from the coding sequence ATGTCAACTCGTCATATTTATGGTCCAATACTGAGTCGGCGTCTTAAAATGAGTTTGGGCGTTGATATAATAACCTTTAAAAACTGCCCATTTGACTGTATTTATTGCCAACTTGGTTCTAGTGCTTTGCAGGTTACTAAACGAAGTCATTTTGTTGCCCCAGAGACGATTATTGCCGAATTACATAAGAAATTAGCTCTAAGTCCACAGCCGGATTTTATCACGCTTGGCGGTTCAGGAGAGCCCACTTTATCTTTAGATCTTGCTGAGTTAATCAAAGCAATAAAAGACGAAACTGATATACCGGTTGCTATTCTTACAGGTGGTTCGCTATTTCATTTGCCTGAAGTACGTGCTGCAGTTAGTCAAGCTGATGTAATTTTACCTAGTTTAGATGCAGGTACTGAGCAAGTTTTTAACCTTATGAATCGCCCGGCGCCGACAATTACGTTTAAAAATGTCGTAGATGGTCTTATTGCACTGCGGCAAGAATACACTGGTCAAATTTGGCTTGAAATAATGATGTTAGAGGGCATCAGTGATACGCCACAACATCTTGAAAGTTTAGTGCAAGTAGTCACTAAAATCGCCCCAGATAAAGTTCAGTTAAATACCCCTATTCGACCGGGTACCGACAAACGCGTAAGACCTATGAATGCTGCCGCTTTAAACGAAATATGTAGTAAATTTAATCCAGTAGCTGAAGTTATTGCAGTTTTTGCTGATAAATCGCGGCATCAGACGGATGCAGGGCTTAATTGTAGTACAGAGGATATTATCGCAATCCTTGCAAGACGCCCAAGTACGATAGAAGATCTATGTTTGGCACTAAATACAAGCCAAGAGCAAATACAAAAAATTGTCGATATGCTCTTAGCAAAAGGTAAAATTGAGCAAGATACGACTATACCAGGTTTTATTTGTCTGCCGCGATAG